Part of the Scyliorhinus canicula chromosome 13, sScyCan1.1, whole genome shotgun sequence genome, CGTGTCCACCAACGCGTTCATACAGGAGAGAAGCCCTTCACGtgcgaggtgtgtgacaaatcattctcagtGTCATCGACCCTCCGTAAACACCAAcgtattcacacaggagagaagcCCTTACCATGCAAGGTATGTGACTATATATTCTTGGACTCATTGGCTTCCGCATACACCAGCATATTCACATGTACGGTATGTGACATCTTTCCCAAGTCACCTTCCCTCTGCGCagagcaacacattcacacaggagACAAACCATTCACGTGCGACAAATCATTCTCACGGTCATCAGACCTCCACAGacccccaacacattcacactgcGGCTCACCTGCTTCCCTTACACTGAAGTGTTGTCTGTGTTGTTTACCCTCCAGTGCTCTGACATGGGAGctgtccttccaaaatactgTCTGTCTCAGCAGTGATTGTCTCCAACATCTCCCACTGTCATTCCAATCATTTCAAGGTCAATTTAACCATTGACCAGATTGCCAAACATCACAAGAAGACATCAGTAGACAGGTGCATATCTGCCTCTGCACAAGTTTACCTGTGTGGAGAAGAGGGCAATGTCTGAATAATAAATCTACATTTATATATTAATTTTTGAAATGTTAAATCTGAGTTTTTGAGTTGAAAATACAGAATCACAGGATTTATTTTGACCAATTTTGTGAGGTTTTGGAAAATGCAGTTGTTTTGGAGATGGCTCTGACTTTGTCATAGGATTGACCTCCTTGTGTAGGCCAAAAACTGTCTCCGACACTCAGAAAATGGTCACAAGACAGCACAGCAAATTCTGGACCATGATTTCTTTTTGAATTGCATTTCTTCATTTAGGTAAAGCTGGCCCAAAGCGCCCAGGAGCTCTCGTTGACTGGAGTGCGGGTTCCGTACATCAAGGAGCTGACAGAACAGGAGGAGTTCACGAGGAAGCTGTTTAGCCTCTCCAACCCCAGGATAGCCAATGGTGGATCAGATATGGGTATGAGCGAAGGTGATGTCAGCAGCTGAGTGTTTAAACCATCAGGTGGAGAGTTAATTTATGCAACAAAAGATAATAATTGTGATTTTCTTCCTCTGACAGATACACAGGTGTCACTGGACACATCAAATGGTGATGGGGGAGAATCGGCAGCAACGTCCGAGATTCCTGAAAGGGTTGACGAGGATGGAACAGAGGTGAATACCTCACAGCAATATGGTATGGCAGCTGCAGTGGGGGAGCGAGAGGAGTGTCAGGAGAGTAAGATGTCTGATTTGGAGGGTAGTGTTGGTGAGTTCAAGTTAAACATTGTGGCTTGTGTGAAGGAGGAAGCCTGTGATGATCTGGctgctgtggtggagggagggcgcTCAGAGCCTTCCCGAGGTGAGGAACCTGTGGCTTTGGGAGCAGAAGGTCCGCCGTCTCCTCGAGCACGTGGACAACATCCGGCCCATGCTGCCGGTGAAGAAAATGAAGATGATCTGAAAACTTTTGCATGTTTACATCAGGGACAGGTTCAAAGGACCACTGCTAACTTCTTTCAGCAGCACCTACAAAGAAACAATAAGATTCTTCAGCAACATCTACAAAGAAACAATGAGATTCTTCAGCAGCATCTGCAAAGAGACAATGAGATTTTTCAGCAGCATCTACAAAAAGACAATGAGATTCTTCAGCAGAATCTACAAAGAGACAATGAGATTGTTCAGCAGCAGAATGAGGTTCTTTGTCAGCTTCTGCAAAGAAGCAATGAAACTTTGAATGAAATGAGGCAAATTCTATCTCAGATTGTAACCCCTGCACCTTCTGGCCAGCAGCCCAGTGCAGAGACATCTGCTGCTGGACACACCTGACACAGTAGAGTTCATGTCACGGGCACAGCAGAGATACAGAAGGTGTTAGGGTCCCTCCCCAACAACATTGCCTCCTTGACCACATTATTTCCTCCTTCTGAGGCATATTTTTCTGTCAAGATATTTGCCATGACATGGAACATCTCGATCATGACTACAATAGTGGATGAAGCTCGAATCCTTGAGTCCTGTCCTCCTGATCACAGGAGCATCTCCCATTTTTGAGGGACCAGGAATGGGTCAGGCTGGAATTTGCACGTTTCACAGAGGCAACTGTCCTTAGAAATCAGCAGTTGCCTCCACTCGTGCGGTTTTGTCTGAAATCTGACCTGTACAGATTAGACCCGGTAGGAGCGGGTCTGAATTCCATGAATTTGTTTGGATGGCTGGGGGTACCCTTTTGTAGAGAATATGGCCCTTTTGATATTACTGAAGGTAGAAATTAATGTACATGAAAAGTGCATAAATTCATTGGAACTGAGAactcaaagaactgtcaaaaatAATTGTCAGAAGTTTCAAGGTGAACTGTCAAAAGGAGATGTCAAGCTATCCAGGCATTTAAACCTCCAGCCCTGAACTCTGAAGAAACTGGAGTGTTAAAAAGAATTGCATTTCATTCTGTCTTTGACATCAACTTCATAGATTGGCTGGATTAATCATACATTATCACAGTAAGATTCCTGCTGTATCAATTTGATTGACAGTTCAGTTCCAAGTGGTTATGGGCACTCGATATGGGACCATGAATTTCAGTGCTTTTTTATTCAGACAGGATTATGCAACTGATTAATATGGATAAGGAATGTAAATGcactaattgtttttttaaataaatgaatgGTTGATACTTGGACATTTTATTTAACTTCACCATGCTCTGCCCATCCTGGATACTGAGTGAGCTGATATTGGCGGTACTGTAGCCATGGATGGGGGCATGGGTTGGTTTGAATTAGCATAAAGTTGGCAAGGGGCTACACAGGGTGAATGACAAATTGGCACAGAGGATATGAGGAGCCGTGGGAGTGGTTGGATGAATAAGTTGGCATGGAacacatggggagggggagggagttcatgGTCGGGGCCCACAGGACGACAGAAGGTTGAAGGGACCATGTGTTGGGGCGATCCTGGGGCATCGGTTGGTATGGATGGTAAGTGGGGAgcacgtgagggggggggggtgatggctgTTCTTTGTTTCGATACAGCACCAGTACTCTGAGACCGACCTTCCACTCAGCCCACCACCTCACCCAGCATCCTTTCGTCCCAAGGTATTCCACCACCCTGGAACAAATATCCCAACTTCCAGGCCCTTTCTCCTGGGTTGAGGTTTGCTccaaacagctcagcacaaagcactgagtaaacaggtctgtgagctggatcttctcacacagcataaggggcatttccacagctgattgcccacagaatagtcagactgcctgaacattaGAGTGGATATTATAGGATGACATTCTTAGGAATTTTCATCCAtcactcactgaatattcattccTGAATGTGTGTGCATGTTACAGAATGCCATCTCTGCAAAACTGCTCCTTCTCTGTTGAACATTTGACAGATTTCTAGTGTGGGAATAGCAACTGTCCTCCTCGGAGGCTTTCAAACTGACAACATCAGTGAGGGATGGGCAGCCTTGGACGTGTATGACAGCTGATCAGAAGAGGAAGACACAGAGAATCCAAGGCAGTGATGACGTGTAGTGATGGGATACGCACATggacaggaggggtgggggggggggggaacacaggaGAGTGATGGAAGGGAGGAGCAGAGAAGTAATTGGGAGAGGAGAATGGTGCAGGGCTTGGGAAGTGACTCTGTTACTGGGACATCAGGAGTAACACTGGGGAGTTCCTCTTGCTCGGCAAGTGACAAAGACTCGGAGATTGGCTCCAAAGTGACCATCTCTGAGCAAATAAAATAAGGGACATTTGATCGTGGGATATCGGTTTGGacgtttgtgtgtgcatgtggagGTGTGGTGGTAGCGGTAGGAGGCAGTAaactggtgggggaggaggtgagcTATGACCTATCTgctaaatatttccagcattttttttatTTGATTCTAGTTTTAAAGACAGACCATTCGGCCATATTCTTTCTACTTtgcttatgctccacatgagagTTCTCTACTATTTTCTCTCATGCTGCCTCTTGCCAATATAAGCTGGTCACCTATACCCGTCCGCACAGACGCACGGGTCTGCAATTGCCCAGAAATCCAATGGTGTCACACCGCTGCGCTCAGCCTGCCGGTACCCTCTGCACCTGTGCCAGTGACATCACTGCACACATTCACCATCTTCCTGATTCTCTGGAATGTTTATTTAGTCCCAATTGTTTCTGGCAGTAATTTGTTTCTGCTTCTGTCTAAAATCTTACTTATtcataaatatatttattttagtTTGTTGACGGTGTGATATTTACTGCGTTTAAAATGATGGGAAAGGCGGCTCACGTGCATGTCTCTGGGGAAATGTAAAGTCATGAATGACAGGTCCACCCTACAAAGCACCGATTGAggtggtcttgtggtgcagtgggtagcatccctgtctgagtcagaagctctgggttcgaatGCCACCTCAGgatgatggtcaaggaaggtgcattcataacaggGCCAAACAGTTTGAGTATCAACCtggaaaatccttccaacacaccaatggctggtggtaagagtgggagagactcctggtcagacaTGCTCAGTGTTGAGTTGCCTCTGGTAACAGAGTAGTGACCATTTCCAGGGAAACCCTTGTTtgggaacagatgaaagtctgcccttCGGCACCATGAGGTGTGGGAGGATAAATAAACACCTATAGCGGTGGCAAGTTTCATCTCACAAGAGGCATCCTCTACTTCTGCAAACTGTCCTTTTGCTGCTTGCAGTAAAAACAAAACATCAAAAAGAAAGTCTGAATTAGAACACCTGAGGTTGATTTGATTGTGAACAATCTGAAGGACATTATTACTATTTCggaggttggtttagctcagttggctagacagctggtctcGTGATGCTGAccgaggccagcagcgctggttcaattcccgtaccggctgaggttattcatgaaggctccgccttctcaaccttgctcctcgcctgaggtgtggagattctcaggttaaatcaccaccagtcagcttttccTCTCTAAGGGGAaagaagcctatggtcatctgggactatggcggttTTACCTACTTGAACTTTACTATTCTGAGTAATGGATGCTGGAACTGTTGGAGGTAGACAAGCTGAGTGGAATGAGAACTGCTGTACATCACATCAGACTGAAAGAAACAGCAATGAAAGGTCAATATTTGAATGATTTTGCCACAATTCACAATTCCTGTCACATTGAAGTTGTAGCCAGGGCACAAGATCTTGGGGTTTTAAGAGACATTTTCACAGTTCGGAACATGAATCAATATAAATCTCTTGTgttgaacaatctctctctcacacccacaaaATCCTATCTCTGATGGCCAAATACCTGACTCCTTCTCAGACCAAACTCACTCCCGAGGCCCAAGTCTGACTGTAGCTTCGACCTGGAAAACTGTCTCCCTCTCCATCAGTGACACACGCTATGGCCAATCTGCTTCAATTGACAATTTTCAACAATGGCAACTAAAACATAGCAGTGATTTTTAAGCAGCACCATCTTTGTTCCTGGCTGCTGCCTAATCGGTCAGTGACAATGTGGTAATGGAGTAAAACACTAACACTGTGTTGGCAACATAGGTACATAAaagataggggcctcacggtagcatggtggttagcatcaatgcttcacagctccagggtcccaggttcgattcccggctgggtcactgtctgtgtggagtctgcacgtcctccccgtgtgtgcgtgggtttcctccgggtgctccggtttcctcccacagtccaaagatgtgcgggttaggtggattggccatgctaaattgcctgtagtgtaaggttaatgggattgttgggttacgggtatacgggttacgtgggtttaagtggggtgatcattgttcggcacaacatcgagggccgaagggcctgttctgtgctgtactgttctataggagcaggaggaggcattttggcccttcaagcctgttctgccatttatcacgatcatggctaatcatccaactcaatagcctaatcctgctttctccccataacctttgaccccattcgccacaagtgctatatctagccgcaaTGCAGCTTTCACTGACCTcatcagcacagagacacaccattcagcccatctgctttCCACAGGTGCTAATGCTCCACATTATCTTTCTCCCCACCTATTTTATCTCACACTATCATATCCTTCTACTCTTTTCTCCATCATCTACTTACCTGGCTTCCCAACCAATACATTAAAAGTATTTGTCTCAACAATGCCCTGTAGGAGCAAGGTTCACATTCTAATCATTCTTGAAGGAAAGAACCTTCTCCTAAATTGCACCTTGGATTTATTATTGACAATTGTATATTTCTGGCCCTAGTTTAGGACTCCCCCACACAAGTGGGGACATCTTTTATCCATTTACCCCCAGATTCTTAATTTTACAGTTCATCATTTTAAAGATTTCTATGAtgaccccctcagccttctcttttctagGCAAAAGAGTGTTCAGTCTTTCATGACAGTTACAATTTCTATTCTCAATCTCATCCGtatcaatgtttttttgcacCTTTTTTAATGTTAATCTGAACTGTGTACactctccaagtgtggtctcaacaAGGTTCTAGGCACGTATTTTTCACCcctttttcctgggacccacttttggcCACCAGCTAACCTTCAGGATCCACGCTGGCCAAACATCACGATTCACACCAGCCAAGAGTGACACACACCATGTTCACTTACcttttaatgtgaaaggggagcctgctttcccctcatgatctcacttgagtCGGTTCAAAggagcagggggaatgtgcatatcaggtgcagacttcagccagttcctttctgccatcttcacctttattaaaatggaaaatccaacctcacagatgtaggccattgtgaaggacaatagcaacaaaatgcatgttttattcagcactggatactcctgagaGATGttacaccagaatgctgacagccttgtgggcttttggcatgtttttcaTGTGGTGGTACAGATAATCTGCAGCAGCATCGTCTTTTAAATTGGAGTCAGTTCTAAGTCTGGTTTCTCTGGTTTCAATctgaaaaggaatttttcacccatcacttctctttcaaattttgaaacttctgtcatttgtcagtacttccctgcatataacatacatgttgctggattctctgttagccGACACCAAAATCCGGAACCCCGATCAGACGGAGAATAGCTTCAGACGCTGAAATTGAGCCAGAcactggtttcacgccaaatctgaATTCCCCCAAAAACGGAAAAATTGCGGTGCCCGCCACATGGcctgaaagtacagtaggcataacATTAGAAGTCCTGACGacctattctccggggcctcagcgattcaGCGCCtcggatgggccgatttcccgatggtgtgttTTTAATATGGTATAAAAAGTCGTGAACCTGGCATGCTGAATGCAGTGGCGGAGAGAGGGGGTAGGAAGTGGCATGGGGTGACTGCGGGCTTCCGGCTCGGAAACCGGCTGTGCtggctgcagggggggggggccctgccaaggccgggggggggggggaagggggggacagGCCGAACAGCTGGGGTACCCCCAACAGGACCGGAGTGGTgcccaggcacagaccgccataCGGCGGCCATCTTCCTGGCCACACACCCCGGCCCCTGGGTGCATTGACAACGGCcgaatgtctccccccccccccccccccccccccccccgcaacccaaccACCTCACCCAACTGGCAGACACCCACCAGGAGACGATCCAGGGCCACACCGACCGCAGCctgagggcagtgccatccaaCGGTGCCCCTGGCAACAGGGACgacggggctggggtgggggatatGCGTGGTTGGGGCTCGTGGTGcaaaccagggccaccatgttgCTCATGGCACCGGGTTGGGCACGGGTGTGTGCTCCATGATAACATGCTTGCCTTTCAGCCCCTGCAGAAAATTATGGCATTTGGACATCAACCTGCAATGCTGGCTACCGTGGCGATGGCCGCTGCGCTGCATGAAGCTCTGTGGCAGCAGGAGCAGGGGCcgcagagaggaggcggaggctgcagcagaggggcaggcCGTACAGGCTGGAGGGCCTGCTGCCTGcccaacaggacgaggaggaggtgccaaggaggcgccaaaTGAGGCCACGTGTATACCGCAACCGCATGTCCTTTGACCTTCCTGACTGGGCATGCAGACGGAGACATTGGATAGGGACCAGGAGCAGAGAAAAATAAAAA contains:
- the LOC119976646 gene encoding zinc finger protein 2-like isoform X2; the protein is MEEKRFRCDVCDKSFVTSTNLLTHRMIHTGEKPFRCDVCDKSFSQSSNLHQHRRIHAGEKPFRCDVCDKSFSQSSNLRQHRRIHTGEKPFACDVCDKSFSVLSTLRQHQHLHTGEKPFMCKICDKSFSWSSHLRNHQRIHTSEKLFACEVCGKSFSQASTLRKHQRDHSVEKLFPCKVKQPFRCEVCDKLFSASSTLREHQRVHTGEKPYRCEVCDKSFSQSSTLHKHQRIHTGEKPFTCEICDQSFSRPSTLRVHQRVHTGEKPFTCEVCDKSFSVSSTLRKHQRIHTGEKPLPCKVKLAQSAQELSLTGVRVPYIKELTEQEEFTRKLFSLSNPRIANGGSDMDTQVSLDTSNGDGGESAATSEIPERVDEDGTEVNTSQQYGMAAAVGEREECQESKMSDLEGSVGEFKLNIVACVKEEACDDLAAVVEGGRSEPSRGEEPVALGAEGPPSPRARGQHPAHAAGEENEDDLKTFACLHQGQVQRTTANFFQQHLQRNNKILQQHLQRNNEILQQHLQRDNEIFQQHLQKDNEILQQNLQRDNEIVQQQNEVLCQLLQRSNETLNEMRQILSQIVTPAPSGQQPSAETSAAGHT
- the LOC119976646 gene encoding zinc finger protein 2-like isoform X1; its protein translation is MEEKRFRCDVCDKSFVTSTNLLTHRMIHTGEKPFRCDVCDKSFSQSSNLHQHRRIHAGEKPFRCDVCDKSFSQSSNLRQHRRIHTGEKPFACDVCDKSFSVLSTLRQHQHLHTGEKPFMCKICDKSFSWSSHLRNHQRIHTSEKLFACEVCGKSFSQASTLRKHQRDHSVEKLFPCKVKQPFRCEVCDKLFSASSTLREHQRVHTGEKPYRCEVCDKSFSQSSTLHKHQRIHTGEKPFTCEICDQSFSRPSTLRVHQRVHTGEKPFTCEVCDKSFSVSSTLRKHQRIHTGEKPLPCKVKLAQSAQELSLTGVRVPYIKELTEQEEFTRKLFSLSNPRIANGGSDMGMSEDTQVSLDTSNGDGGESAATSEIPERVDEDGTEVNTSQQYGMAAAVGEREECQESKMSDLEGSVGEFKLNIVACVKEEACDDLAAVVEGGRSEPSRGEEPVALGAEGPPSPRARGQHPAHAAGEENEDDLKTFACLHQGQVQRTTANFFQQHLQRNNKILQQHLQRNNEILQQHLQRDNEIFQQHLQKDNEILQQNLQRDNEIVQQQNEVLCQLLQRSNETLNEMRQILSQIVTPAPSGQQPSAETSAAGHT